The following proteins are encoded in a genomic region of Streptomyces sp. NBC_01723:
- a CDS encoding acyl-CoA mutase large subunit family protein, with amino-acid sequence MARESGSARSTESGLPIEPVYGPDAQEGWDPAERLGEPGRYPFTRGVYPSMYTGRPWTMRQYAGFGTATESNARYQQLIANGTMGLSVAFDLPTQMGHDSDAPIAHGEVGKVGVAVDSVDDMRVLFGGIPLDRVSTSMTINAPAALLLLLYQLVAEEQGVSADRLTGTIQNDVLKEYIARGTYIFPPKPSLRLIADIFKYCRAEIPKWNTISISGYHMAEAGASPAQEIAFTLADGIEYVRTAVAAGMDVDDFAPRLSFFFVARTTILEEVAKFRAARRIWARVMREEFGARDPKSLMLRFHTQTAGVQLTAQQPEVNLVRVAVQGLAAVLGGTQSLHTNSFDEAIALPTDKSARLALRTQQVLAYETDVTATVDPFAGSYVVEKMTDDVEDAVLELMAKVEELGGAVNAIEHGFQKGEIERSAYRVAQETDSGERVVVGVNRFQLDEEEPYEPLRVDPAIEAQQAERLAKLRAERDQEAVDTALAALRKAAEGTDNVLYPMKDALRARATVGEVCNALREIWGTYEPSGVF; translated from the coding sequence ATGGCACGCGAGTCGGGCAGTGCTCGGTCCACCGAGAGCGGACTGCCCATCGAACCGGTCTACGGGCCCGACGCCCAGGAGGGCTGGGACCCGGCCGAGCGGCTGGGCGAGCCGGGGAGGTACCCCTTCACCCGGGGTGTGTACCCGTCGATGTACACGGGCCGGCCGTGGACGATGCGTCAGTACGCGGGTTTCGGTACGGCGACGGAGTCGAACGCCCGTTACCAGCAGTTGATCGCCAACGGCACCATGGGTCTGTCGGTGGCCTTCGATCTGCCCACCCAGATGGGTCACGACTCCGACGCGCCGATCGCGCACGGTGAGGTCGGCAAGGTCGGTGTGGCGGTCGACTCGGTGGACGACATGCGGGTGCTGTTCGGCGGCATCCCGCTGGACCGGGTGTCGACGTCGATGACGATCAACGCCCCGGCCGCGCTGCTGCTCCTGCTGTACCAACTGGTGGCCGAGGAGCAGGGGGTGAGTGCGGACCGGCTGACCGGCACGATCCAGAACGACGTGCTGAAGGAGTACATCGCGCGGGGCACGTACATCTTCCCGCCGAAGCCGTCGCTGCGGCTGATCGCGGACATCTTCAAGTACTGCCGGGCCGAGATCCCGAAGTGGAACACGATCTCGATCTCCGGCTACCACATGGCGGAGGCGGGTGCCTCGCCCGCGCAGGAGATCGCGTTCACGCTGGCGGACGGTATCGAGTACGTGCGCACGGCGGTCGCGGCCGGGATGGACGTGGACGACTTCGCGCCCCGTCTGTCGTTCTTCTTCGTGGCGCGTACGACGATCCTGGAGGAGGTCGCCAAGTTCCGCGCGGCCCGCCGGATCTGGGCGCGGGTGATGCGCGAGGAGTTCGGCGCGCGTGATCCGAAGTCGCTGATGCTGCGTTTCCACACGCAGACGGCGGGTGTGCAGCTGACCGCCCAGCAGCCCGAGGTCAATCTGGTCCGCGTCGCCGTGCAGGGACTCGCCGCGGTTCTGGGCGGTACGCAGTCGCTGCACACCAACTCCTTCGACGAGGCCATCGCGCTGCCCACCGACAAGTCGGCGCGCCTGGCCCTGCGCACCCAGCAGGTCCTCGCCTACGAGACCGACGTGACCGCCACCGTGGACCCCTTCGCCGGCTCCTACGTCGTGGAGAAGATGACCGACGACGTCGAGGACGCCGTCCTGGAGCTGATGGCCAAGGTGGAGGAGCTTGGCGGCGCGGTCAACGCCATCGAGCACGGCTTCCAGAAGGGCGAGATCGAGCGCTCCGCGTACCGGGTCGCCCAGGAGACCGACTCCGGCGAGCGCGTCGTCGTCGGCGTCAACCGCTTCCAGCTCGACGAGGAGGAGCCGTACGAGCCGCTCCGCGTCGACCCGGCCATCGAGGCGCAGCAGGCCGAACGCCTCGCCAAGCTCCGCGCCGAACGCGACCAGGAAGCGGTCGATACGGCGCTGGCCGCGCTGAGGAAGGCCGCGGAAGGCACCGACAACGTCCTCTACCCGATGAAGGACGCGCTGCGCGCGCGGGCGACGGTCGGCGAGGTCTGCAACGCGCTCCGCGAGATCTGGGGGACGTACGAGCCCTCGGGCGTCTTCTGA
- the leuE gene encoding leucine efflux protein LeuE, with amino-acid sequence MFGVIDLPTYLAGLALIVLLPGPNSLYVLSVAARRGVRAGYTAAAGVWCGDTVLMTLSAAGVASLLQANAVLFGIVKYAGAGYLTWMAFGMLRAAWVMWRTRREQAARDTDVPAAGGDERPFRRALVVSLVNPKAILFFVAFFVQFVDPGYAYPALSFVVLGVFAQVASFLYLSALIFSGTRLAAAFRRRRRLSAGATSAAGALFLGFAVKLSVASA; translated from the coding sequence ATGTTCGGCGTCATCGATCTCCCCACCTACCTCGCAGGTCTCGCTCTGATCGTCCTGCTCCCCGGTCCCAACTCGCTCTACGTCCTCTCCGTCGCAGCCCGTCGCGGCGTGCGCGCCGGGTACACGGCCGCCGCCGGTGTGTGGTGCGGGGACACGGTGCTGATGACGCTGTCGGCCGCCGGGGTCGCCTCGCTGCTCCAGGCCAACGCGGTGCTGTTCGGGATCGTGAAGTACGCCGGTGCCGGATACCTCACCTGGATGGCGTTCGGCATGCTGCGAGCCGCGTGGGTGATGTGGCGTACGCGCCGGGAACAGGCCGCGCGGGACACCGACGTCCCCGCCGCCGGCGGCGACGAGCGGCCCTTCCGCCGGGCCCTGGTGGTCAGCCTGGTCAACCCCAAGGCGATCCTGTTCTTCGTCGCCTTCTTCGTGCAGTTCGTCGACCCGGGCTACGCCTATCCCGCTCTGTCCTTCGTCGTCCTGGGCGTCTTCGCGCAGGTGGCCAGCTTCCTGTACCTCAGCGCGCTGATCTTCAGCGGCACCCGGCTGGCCGCCGCCTTCCGGCGCCGCAGGCGGCTCTCGGCGGGGGCGACCTCGGCGGCGGGCGCGCTGTTCCTGGGCTTCGCCGTGAAGCTCTCGGTCGCGAGCGCGTAG